In Sporomusaceae bacterium, the following proteins share a genomic window:
- a CDS encoding LysE family transporter, with product MDTAIAFIHGFILALGLILPLGVQNVFVFNQGVCQEKLGRTVPVVVTAALCDTLLILLAVLGVSVAVLSFIWLRLALLGAGVLFLAYMGWVTWTSAVAAEVATESETWPVRRQVVFALSVSLLNPHAILDTIGVIGTSSLAYGGNALAAFTLACVLVSWLWFALLAVAGRLTRVLDGSGAVLRLLNKVSAIIMWASGLYLFHGLSTALRAG from the coding sequence TTGGATACTGCAATAGCTTTCATCCACGGTTTCATTCTGGCGCTGGGGCTTATCCTGCCCCTCGGCGTGCAGAACGTCTTTGTGTTCAACCAGGGGGTCTGCCAGGAGAAACTGGGCAGGACAGTGCCGGTGGTCGTCACCGCCGCGCTCTGCGACACACTGCTGATCCTCCTGGCCGTGCTCGGCGTCTCGGTGGCGGTGCTCAGCTTCATCTGGCTCAGACTGGCGCTCTTGGGCGCCGGCGTCCTCTTCCTCGCCTACATGGGCTGGGTGACGTGGACGAGCGCGGTCGCCGCCGAGGTCGCAACCGAGAGCGAGACCTGGCCGGTCAGACGGCAGGTGGTATTCGCCCTGTCCGTCTCGCTCCTCAACCCGCATGCCATTTTAGATACCATCGGCGTCATCGGTACAAGCTCGCTTGCTTACGGCGGTAACGCCCTGGCTGCGTTCACCCTCGCCTGCGTGCTGGTGTCATGGCTATGGTTCGCGCTGCTGGCGGTGGCCGGCCGGCTGACGCGCGTTCTCGACGGCTCAGGCGCCGTTTTGCGGCTCCTGAACAAGGTGTCGGCGATAATTATGTGGGCAAGCGGCCTGTATCTGTTCCACGGGCTCAGCACCGCCCTGCGGGCGGGTTGA
- the lysS gene encoding lysine--tRNA ligase encodes MTDNREQVALTGEELNELLRVRREKLAAIAARGIEPFGRKYNFSHHAKEIIADFDKLEGQTVRLAGRVVAVRGHGKASFAHLMDMSGRVQLYFRQDTIGDAAYENFGLLDIGDIIGVEGEVFRTQKGEISVKVTSFEILAKSLRPLPEKWHGLKDVETRYRQRYLDLIVNPEVRDTFVARSRVIQALRHYFDAQGYLEVETPMMHPIAGGAAARPFITHHNALDMRLYMRIAPELYLKRLIVGGFEKVYEINRVFRNEGISIKHNPEFTLLESYQAFADYNDIMALTEQVIAHVAREVLGTTKITYQDQEIDLTPPWPRISMTEAIKKYAGVDFAAVKTVAEARAIADKLGVRYEAKQGIGGILNNVFEEVAEKHLIQPTFVTGHPTEISPLAKRNKDNPDITDRFEAFIFAREIANGFSELNDPIDQKERFLGQVAQRESGDDEAHMMDDDYVTALEFGMPPTGGLGIGVDRLVMFFTDNYSIRDVILFPHMRPQRD; translated from the coding sequence ATGACTGACAACCGCGAGCAGGTCGCTTTGACCGGCGAAGAATTGAATGAACTATTACGCGTACGGCGCGAGAAATTGGCGGCCATCGCGGCTCGTGGCATCGAGCCGTTTGGCCGCAAATATAATTTTAGCCATCATGCCAAGGAAATCATCGCCGACTTCGACAAGCTGGAGGGCCAGACGGTCCGCCTGGCCGGGCGGGTTGTGGCCGTGCGCGGTCATGGCAAGGCCAGCTTTGCCCATCTGATGGACATGTCCGGGCGCGTCCAGCTTTATTTCCGTCAGGATACCATCGGCGACGCAGCTTACGAGAACTTCGGCCTGCTCGATATCGGCGACATCATCGGCGTCGAGGGCGAAGTATTCCGCACTCAGAAGGGCGAAATCAGCGTCAAGGTGACGAGCTTCGAAATCCTCGCCAAGTCGCTGCGGCCGCTGCCGGAGAAATGGCACGGCCTCAAGGACGTGGAAACCCGCTACCGTCAGCGGTACCTCGATCTGATCGTCAACCCCGAAGTCCGCGACACGTTCGTCGCCCGCAGCAGGGTAATCCAGGCGCTTAGGCATTACTTCGACGCCCAGGGGTACCTCGAGGTCGAGACCCCGATGATGCATCCCATCGCCGGCGGCGCGGCGGCGCGGCCCTTTATCACCCACCACAACGCGCTCGACATGCGTCTCTACATGCGGATCGCCCCCGAGTTATACCTAAAACGTTTGATCGTCGGCGGCTTTGAAAAGGTTTACGAGATCAACCGCGTTTTCCGCAATGAGGGCATTTCCATCAAGCACAACCCCGAATTCACCCTGCTCGAATCGTACCAGGCCTTTGCCGACTATAACGACATAATGGCCCTTACCGAGCAGGTTATCGCCCATGTCGCCCGCGAGGTGCTGGGCACCACCAAGATTACATATCAGGACCAGGAGATCGACCTCACCCCGCCGTGGCCGCGGATCTCCATGACCGAGGCCATAAAAAAATACGCCGGCGTGGATTTCGCCGCCGTCAAAACGGTGGCCGAGGCGCGGGCGATCGCCGACAAGCTGGGGGTTAGGTACGAGGCCAAGCAGGGCATCGGCGGCATTCTTAACAACGTGTTCGAGGAAGTGGCCGAGAAGCATCTCATCCAGCCGACCTTTGTCACTGGCCATCCCACCGAGATTTCGCCTCTCGCCAAGCGCAACAAGGACAACCCCGATATCACCGACCGTTTCGAGGCCTTCATATTCGCCCGTGAGATTGCCAACGGCTTCTCCGAGCTCAACGATCCCATCGACCAGAAGGAGCGCTTCCTCGGCCAGGTGGCCCAGCGCGAGTCGGGGGACGACGAGGCCCACATGATGGACGACGACTATGTCACCGCGCTCGAGTTCGGCATGCCGCCCACAGGCGGACTGGGCATCGGCGTCGACCGGCTGGTGATGTTCTTTACCGATAATTACTCCATCCGCGACGTAATCCTCTTCCCCCATATGCGTCCCCAGCGGGATTGA
- the greA gene encoding transcription elongation factor GreA produces the protein MPEKQIILTAEGLKKIEQKLDHLKSVRRRDVAERIKQAIEFGDISENSEYEDAKNEQAFIEGEILTLEKMLRNAKLIDEDEISADVVTIGSTVVLKDLEFGDELEYTIVGSAEADPTESRISNESPVGEAILGRKVGSVVEVNVPAGSLKYEIVDIKGA, from the coding sequence ATGCCGGAAAAGCAGATTATCCTTACCGCTGAAGGGCTGAAAAAGATAGAGCAGAAGTTGGACCACCTGAAGTCGGTGCGCCGTCGCGACGTTGCCGAAAGGATTAAGCAGGCGATTGAATTCGGCGATATCAGCGAGAACTCCGAGTATGAGGATGCCAAAAACGAGCAGGCGTTCATCGAGGGCGAAATTCTCACCCTCGAGAAGATGCTCCGCAACGCCAAGCTTATCGACGAGGACGAGATCAGCGCCGATGTTGTGACGATCGGTTCCACGGTCGTGCTCAAGGATCTCGAGTTCGGCGACGAGCTGGAGTACACCATCGTCGGCTCGGCGGAGGCCGATCCGACCGAGAGCCGCATTTCCAACGAATCGCCCGTGGGCGAGGCCATCCTCGGCCGCAAAGTCGGCAGCGTCGTGGAAGTTAACGTGCCGGCAGGGTCGCTGAAATACGAGATAGTCGACATCAAAGGGGCTTAG
- a CDS encoding shikimate dehydrogenase, translating to MEKFAFIVHPITARDFCRKFPFAKNWSDGFIEGLMKYIPPFKVSHINGVNSSHNQTEGWFVGCPLTSRQMVEMPEEYVIRKIIKAGKVAERLGAKIVGLGAFTSVVGDGGITIAKNLNIAVTSGNSYTVATALQGTRQAAKILGINMERANVVVLGATGSIGAACAQILAREVRYLTLVARNEAKLEKIAGQIFRTTGLAAKVTANTKGALKAADIVIAVTSAVDTLIEPEDLKTGAIVCDVARPRNVSRAVLEARDDVLVIEGGVVEIPGEVDFGLNFGFPPRTAYACMAETMILALEKRYENFSLGRDLTVKQIETIEQLAAKHGFRLAGFRSFERAVTPEEIENVKEKIRARSALPKEGIC from the coding sequence TTGGAAAAGTTCGCTTTTATCGTCCATCCCATCACCGCCCGCGATTTCTGCCGCAAATTCCCTTTTGCCAAGAATTGGTCGGACGGTTTTATCGAGGGGTTGATGAAGTATATCCCTCCCTTCAAGGTGTCCCATATCAACGGGGTAAATTCGTCCCATAACCAGACCGAGGGCTGGTTTGTGGGCTGCCCGCTTACCTCGCGCCAGATGGTCGAGATGCCTGAGGAGTATGTGATAAGGAAGATAATCAAGGCCGGCAAGGTCGCCGAGAGACTGGGCGCGAAGATTGTCGGCCTGGGAGCCTTCACGTCGGTGGTCGGCGACGGCGGCATCACCATCGCCAAGAATCTCAACATCGCCGTGACGTCCGGCAACAGCTACACCGTGGCCACCGCCCTTCAAGGGACCCGCCAGGCTGCCAAAATACTCGGCATCAACATGGAGCGGGCCAATGTCGTCGTGCTGGGCGCCACCGGGTCGATCGGCGCAGCCTGCGCGCAGATACTGGCGCGGGAGGTCCGCTACCTGACGCTGGTCGCCCGCAATGAGGCCAAACTGGAGAAAATTGCCGGGCAAATATTCCGAACGACAGGATTAGCCGCGAAGGTTACGGCGAATACTAAGGGGGCACTCAAGGCGGCAGATATTGTCATCGCCGTCACGAGCGCCGTCGATACCCTCATCGAGCCCGAGGATCTCAAGACGGGGGCGATCGTATGCGACGTCGCCAGGCCCCGCAATGTGTCCCGCGCCGTACTCGAAGCGCGCGACGATGTACTGGTGATCGAGGGCGGCGTGGTAGAGATTCCCGGCGAGGTTGATTTTGGCCTCAATTTCGGCTTTCCGCCCCGGACGGCTTATGCCTGTATGGCCGAGACGATGATTCTGGCGCTTGAAAAACGGTACGAAAATTTTAGCCTCGGGCGCGACCTGACGGTGAAGCAGATCGAGACTATCGAGCAGTTGGCGGCCAAGCACGGCTTTCGTCTGGCCGGCTTCCGCAGCTTTGAACGGGCTGTGACTCCCGAGGAGATTGAAAACGTCAAGGAGAAGATCAGGGCGAGATCTGCCCTGCCGAAGGAGGGAATCTGTTAG
- a CDS encoding quinate 5-dehydrogenase encodes MKRIVSISLGSAKRDHQVVREFGGESFLIERIGTDGDKDRAIALIRALDGKVDAFGLGGTDLYIYAGSRRYTFRDTARIAAAARITPVVDGSGIKNTLERRVVRFLEKKHAMSFAGRKVLVVCAVDRFGLAEALAEAGARTVFGDLMYGLGLPFPLHTLWALDRLARVVAPLITLLPTSVFYPTGERQNESRPRYGSYFREADVVAGDFHFIRRYMPPDLTAKTIITNTVTQADEELLRGSGVATLVTTTPEMGGRSFGTNVLEAVLIAIAGKRPEEMTADQYGLLLEEMNIEPRIKALNE; translated from the coding sequence ATGAAAAGGATCGTCAGCATCAGCCTGGGCTCCGCCAAGCGCGACCACCAGGTGGTGAGGGAGTTTGGCGGCGAGAGCTTTCTGATCGAACGCATCGGTACCGACGGCGACAAGGATCGGGCCATCGCGCTGATCCGCGCCCTGGACGGCAAGGTGGACGCCTTCGGCCTGGGCGGCACCGATCTGTATATCTACGCCGGGTCGCGGCGCTATACTTTCCGCGATACGGCCCGCATCGCAGCCGCCGCCCGCATTACGCCCGTCGTCGACGGCAGCGGCATCAAGAATACCCTGGAACGCCGCGTCGTCCGCTTTTTGGAGAAGAAGCACGCCATGAGTTTTGCCGGCAGGAAGGTGCTGGTGGTGTGCGCCGTCGACCGTTTCGGCCTGGCCGAGGCGCTGGCGGAGGCGGGCGCGCGGACGGTGTTCGGCGACCTGATGTACGGCCTGGGGCTGCCGTTTCCCCTGCACACGCTGTGGGCCCTCGATCGCCTGGCCCGTGTGGTCGCTCCGCTGATAACGCTGTTGCCTACCAGTGTGTTTTATCCTACCGGCGAGCGGCAGAACGAGTCGCGCCCCCGGTATGGCAGTTACTTTCGGGAAGCCGACGTCGTGGCCGGCGATTTCCACTTTATCCGGCGCTATATGCCGCCCGACCTGACCGCCAAGACGATCATCACCAACACGGTAACTCAGGCTGATGAGGAACTGCTGCGGGGGAGCGGGGTCGCGACGCTGGTGACTACGACCCCGGAGATGGGCGGCCGGTCGTTCGGGACCAATGTGCTCGAGGCGGTGCTGATCGCCATCGCCGGCAAGCGCCCGGAAGAGATGACCGCCGATCAGTATGGCCTGCTGCTCGAAGAGATGAACATCGAACCGCGGATTAAAGCGTTGAATGAGTAG
- a CDS encoding transcriptional regulator, producing MLRRIGDKIINPQKIHKVIDEVLEMRVRGLSQQEIANRVGIDRTVISRLETLGEVRKGGRIALIGFPIKNCDELAAMARQEGVDYCLLLSEKERWDFVESKSGVELFNTIMEIIGTLRSYDLVIIICSNMRIKLIEALLDKDVIGVQIGESPINEDKYVKPESIRAIIRQLHF from the coding sequence ATGCTCCGGCGTATTGGCGACAAGATCATCAACCCGCAGAAAATACATAAGGTGATTGATGAAGTGCTCGAGATGCGCGTCCGCGGTCTCTCGCAGCAGGAAATCGCCAACAGGGTCGGCATCGACCGCACGGTAATTTCGCGCCTGGAGACGCTGGGCGAGGTCCGCAAGGGCGGCCGCATCGCGCTCATCGGTTTTCCAATCAAGAATTGCGACGAACTGGCGGCGATGGCCAGGCAGGAGGGTGTGGACTACTGTCTGCTCCTGTCCGAGAAGGAGCGCTGGGATTTCGTCGAGAGCAAAAGCGGTGTGGAGCTTTTCAATACGATCATGGAGATTATCGGCACGCTCCGCTCGTACGACCTCGTCATTATCATCTGTTCCAATATGCGTATCAAGCTTATCGAAGCGCTGCTGGACAAGGATGTTATCGGTGTGCAGATCGGCGAATCGCCTATCAACGAAGATAAGTACGTAAAACCGGAATCGATACGCGCCATCATCCGCCAACTGCATTTCTAG
- the dusB gene encoding tRNA dihydrouridine synthase DusB — MLIGAVAVAEPAVALAPMAGVTDLPFRLLAKEMGCSLLYSEMVSDKGLLHNNCHTLDMLRIDDRERPVAVQIFGSEPGPMAAAARIVARAGADIVDINMGCPTPKIVKNGEGSALMRRPELAGDILAAVVDAVAVPVTVKIRKGWDEASANAVEIAALAEQAGVAAIAVHGRTREQFYSGTADWDIIRRVKERVSIPVIGNGDVRTPQDAARLLAYTGCDAVMVGRAAQGNPWLFRQIGHYLAGGGLLPPPSLAERLEVLARHLEMLIGHKGEHIAIREMRRHAAWYTKGLPRAAEIRLRLNQAESRGDFARILAALSSRREGRDGE; from the coding sequence ATGCTGATCGGCGCGGTTGCCGTCGCCGAGCCGGCGGTGGCGCTGGCCCCCATGGCCGGCGTTACCGACCTGCCTTTTAGGCTGCTGGCGAAAGAGATGGGCTGCAGCCTGCTTTACTCGGAGATGGTGAGCGACAAGGGCTTGCTGCACAATAACTGTCATACGCTGGACATGCTGCGGATCGACGACCGGGAACGGCCGGTGGCGGTGCAGATTTTTGGCTCGGAACCGGGCCCGATGGCCGCCGCGGCCCGTATCGTCGCGCGCGCCGGCGCCGATATCGTCGATATCAATATGGGCTGTCCGACGCCGAAGATCGTGAAGAACGGCGAGGGCTCGGCCCTGATGCGCCGGCCGGAGCTGGCCGGGGATATCCTGGCCGCGGTGGTGGACGCTGTGGCGGTGCCGGTGACGGTGAAGATCCGCAAGGGCTGGGACGAGGCGTCGGCGAACGCGGTGGAGATCGCCGCGCTCGCCGAGCAGGCCGGGGTAGCGGCCATCGCCGTCCACGGCCGGACCCGCGAGCAGTTCTACTCCGGGACGGCCGACTGGGATATTATCCGCCGCGTCAAGGAGCGGGTGAGCATTCCGGTGATCGGCAACGGCGATGTCCGCACCCCCCAGGACGCGGCGCGGCTGCTGGCTTACACCGGCTGCGACGCGGTGATGGTGGGGCGGGCTGCCCAGGGCAATCCGTGGCTTTTCCGCCAGATCGGCCACTACCTGGCGGGCGGCGGGCTGCTGCCGCCGCCGTCGCTGGCCGAGCGCCTGGAGGTGCTTGCCCGCCATCTGGAGATGCTGATCGGGCATAAGGGCGAGCATATCGCCATTAGGGAGATGCGCCGCCACGCCGCCTGGTACACCAAGGGGCTGCCGCGGGCGGCGGAGATACGCCTGAGACTGAACCAGGCGGAGAGCCGCGGGGATTTCGCCCGCATTCTGGCGGCTTTGAGCAGCCGCCGGGAAGGGAGGGACGGCGAATGA
- a CDS encoding type III pantothenate kinase, whose protein sequence is MLLVFDVGNTNIVLGVYDGDELLHHWRISTDRLKTADEYGVLVKNLFDHRGISLDAIGAAIISSVVPPLMAPLTRMTQRYFGVDPLVVGPGIKTGMVIKYENPREVGADRIVNAIAAFEKYGGPIIIVDFGTATTFCVVDKGGDYLGGAIAPGIGISTEALFQRAAKLPRIELAKPRTVICRNTVSSMQSGIIFGFVGQVDEIVRRMELELGGPAEVVATGGLANLIAQESSKIKHVDHFLTLEGLRIIYNRNSVVGR, encoded by the coding sequence ATGCTGTTGGTTTTCGACGTTGGCAATACCAATATAGTTCTCGGGGTCTATGACGGCGACGAGCTGCTCCATCACTGGCGGATATCGACCGACCGCCTGAAGACGGCCGACGAGTACGGCGTGCTGGTGAAGAATCTTTTCGACCATCGCGGTATAAGTCTGGACGCCATCGGCGCGGCGATAATCTCGTCCGTCGTGCCGCCGCTGATGGCGCCGCTGACGCGCATGACGCAGCGCTATTTCGGCGTCGACCCGCTGGTGGTCGGCCCCGGCATCAAGACAGGCATGGTCATCAAGTACGAAAACCCGCGGGAGGTGGGCGCCGACCGCATCGTGAACGCCATCGCCGCTTTCGAGAAATATGGCGGACCGATAATTATCGTCGACTTTGGCACCGCGACCACCTTCTGCGTCGTCGACAAGGGCGGCGACTATCTGGGCGGCGCCATCGCCCCCGGCATCGGCATCTCCACCGAGGCGCTTTTCCAGCGGGCCGCCAAGCTGCCCAGGATTGAGCTGGCCAAACCGCGGACGGTTATCTGCCGCAACACGGTGTCGAGTATGCAGTCGGGGATAATCTTCGGCTTCGTCGGCCAGGTGGACGAGATCGTCCGCCGCATGGAGCTCGAGCTGGGCGGGCCGGCGGAGGTTGTCGCCACCGGCGGGTTGGCCAACCTTATCGCCCAGGAATCTTCGAAGATCAAGCATGTCGATCATTTTCTGACGCTGGAGGGCCTCCGCATCATTTATAACCGGAATTCCGTCGTCGGCCGTTGA
- a CDS encoding biotin transporter BioY, whose product MPIRNMILAGLFAALIAISSQVSIVLPPSPVPHTLQVPFVLLAGLVLGGRWGAVSVLVWVLLGVFGLPVFAQGKAGAAVLLGPTGGFLFGFMVCAYLVGRLTERAADGVSRTFAFMMLGLLVAYAIGMLGFMANFTFFLNKPMTWEKAAMLTVAPFLPYDIVKTVIAAYVGARVKRALARAGYILTVEHKSR is encoded by the coding sequence ATGCCGATTCGCAATATGATTCTCGCCGGGCTGTTCGCCGCCCTCATCGCCATCAGTTCACAGGTCTCCATCGTTTTGCCGCCGAGCCCGGTGCCCCATACGCTGCAGGTGCCGTTCGTGCTGCTCGCCGGGCTGGTGCTCGGCGGCCGGTGGGGGGCGGTGAGCGTACTCGTCTGGGTGCTGCTGGGGGTGTTCGGTTTGCCGGTGTTCGCCCAGGGCAAGGCCGGGGCTGCGGTGCTGCTCGGTCCGACCGGCGGGTTCCTGTTCGGGTTCATGGTGTGCGCCTACCTTGTCGGCCGGCTGACCGAACGCGCCGCTGACGGTGTGAGCCGTACATTCGCGTTTATGATGCTGGGGCTGTTGGTCGCCTATGCCATAGGGATGCTCGGATTTATGGCCAACTTCACCTTCTTTTTGAATAAGCCTATGACGTGGGAAAAGGCGGCAATGCTGACAGTGGCGCCTTTCCTGCCGTACGATATCGTCAAGACGGTGATCGCCGCTTATGTCGGCGCCAGGGTGAAAAGGGCGCTGGCGAGGGCGGGGTATATTTTGACGGTGGAACATAAAAGCCGCTAG
- a CDS encoding biotin--[acetyl-CoA-carboxylase] ligase codes for MRGEILQMLRGESGRYVSGEEVSRRLAVSRTAIWKHIRALKQDGYDIEAHPRLGYRLCRTPDLLLPAEIEARLTTRRLGRPVAYFRRVESTNNEAKALAVAGCPEGQIVVAEEQSVGRGRLSRGWFSPFARGVWFSIVLRPPFNPQDAPKCTLLAAVAVCRAIRRTTGVACGIKWPNDILYNGKKLVGILTEMSAEMDAINHIVIGIGVNVNIGADDFPPELRDLATSLSLAAGRPLSRLDIFMAVLEELERVYEQTLDHGFAPVLDEWRRESLTLGRAVDVIGIGQRFSGMAVDIDADGALLVRTADRVERVLAGDVSIRPAEGGAS; via the coding sequence GTGCGCGGAGAGATACTGCAAATGCTGCGCGGGGAGTCGGGCCGCTATGTGTCGGGCGAGGAGGTTTCCCGCCGGCTGGCCGTGTCGCGGACGGCGATCTGGAAGCATATCCGGGCCCTCAAGCAGGACGGCTACGATATCGAAGCCCACCCCCGCCTGGGGTACCGTCTGTGCCGGACCCCCGATCTGCTGCTGCCGGCCGAGATCGAGGCCAGGCTGACTACCCGGCGCCTGGGGAGGCCGGTCGCCTATTTCCGGCGGGTCGAATCGACCAACAATGAGGCTAAGGCGCTGGCTGTCGCCGGCTGCCCGGAGGGCCAGATCGTGGTGGCCGAGGAGCAGTCGGTCGGGCGGGGGCGGTTGTCGCGCGGCTGGTTTTCGCCGTTCGCGCGCGGGGTGTGGTTTTCGATCGTGCTCAGGCCGCCGTTCAATCCCCAGGACGCCCCAAAGTGCACGCTGCTGGCCGCCGTGGCCGTGTGCCGCGCCATCCGCCGGACGACGGGCGTGGCCTGCGGCATAAAGTGGCCGAACGATATCCTTTATAACGGCAAGAAGCTGGTGGGCATTCTCACCGAGATGTCGGCGGAGATGGACGCCATCAACCATATCGTCATCGGCATCGGCGTTAACGTGAATATCGGCGCCGACGATTTTCCCCCGGAGCTCCGCGACCTGGCCACCTCGCTGTCCCTGGCCGCCGGGCGGCCCTTGTCCCGGCTGGATATCTTCATGGCCGTCCTCGAGGAGCTGGAGCGGGTGTACGAGCAGACGCTCGACCACGGGTTCGCGCCTGTTCTCGACGAGTGGCGCCGCGAGTCGCTGACGCTCGGCCGGGCGGTGGACGTGATCGGTATCGGCCAGCGGTTCTCCGGGATGGCGGTCGACATCGACGCCGACGGGGCGCTGCTGGTGAGGACCGCCGACCGGGTGGAGAGGGTGCTGGCCGGCGATGTATCGATCAGACCCGCAGAGGGAGGAGCAAGCTAA
- a CDS encoding aspartate 1-decarboxylase codes for MFRTVFKSKLHRATVTEANLNYVGSITIDEDLLDAAEICVNEKVQVVNNNNGARLETYAIPGPRGSGVVCLNGAAARLVQPGDKVIIITYAVIDDKEAKAFKPTVVFLDDANRIAEVKDAEKHGEIR; via the coding sequence ATGTTCCGCACCGTATTCAAATCGAAGCTGCACCGGGCAACCGTAACCGAAGCAAATCTCAACTACGTGGGCAGCATCACCATCGACGAGGACCTGCTGGACGCCGCCGAAATCTGTGTCAACGAGAAGGTCCAGGTGGTCAACAACAACAACGGCGCGCGGCTGGAGACGTACGCCATCCCGGGGCCGCGCGGCTCGGGGGTTGTGTGCCTGAACGGCGCTGCCGCGCGGCTGGTTCAGCCCGGCGACAAGGTTATTATTATCACTTACGCGGTTATCGACGACAAGGAGGCGAAGGCTTTCAAGCCGACGGTGGTGTTTCTCGACGACGCCAACCGCATCGCCGAGGTCAAGGACGCGGAGAAGCACGGCGAGATCCGCTGA